The Flavobacterium sp. 140616W15 sequence AAGTTCTTTCGGTGGTTTGATACAGACTCCAACTTTTGATAATTTAGCAAATAATGGTTTACGTTACACCAACTTTCACACAACAGCTATTTGTGCGCCAACCCGCGCTGCTCTATTAACTGGAAGAAATTCAGGAAGAGTACATGTTAGTGGATTTTCACATACTGTTATGTCTGCAGGTTTTCCTGGTTGGGACGGAAGAATTCCATCTGACAAAGGAACCATTGCTGAAATTTTAAGAGATAAAGGATACAATACTTTTGCAGTAGGTAAATACGGATTGACTCCTGATGAAGAAGCTACAGATGCTGGACCGTTTGACAGATGGCCAACTGGTAAAGGTTTTGAGCACTTTTTTGGTTTCTTAGGATCACAAACCGATCAATACAAACCCGATTTAGTAGAAGATAATGCTCATGTTACTCCAGATGGCAGACATTTAACAGATCAGATTACCGATAAAGCCATTAGTTATATCACCAAGCAACATAAAGCCGCTCCCAACAAACCATTCTTTTTATACTATGCTCCCGGAGCTGTTCATGCACCTCATCAGGTAGCCGAATCTTGGAGCGATCAATACAAAGGAAAATTTGATGAAGGTTGGGATGTATATCGTGAGAAAGTATTAGCTAATCAGAAAAAATTAGGTGTAATTCCTGCCAATGCGATATTACCAGAACGCAATCCGCTTATTACCGATTGGAAAAAATTAAGTGCTGATCAAAAAAAAGTATATGCCCGATTTATGGAAGTATATGCAGGATATCTTACCTATACTGATCATGAAATAGGTAGAATTGTAAACCATTTAAAGGAAACCAACCAATTAGAAAACACATTAATTTTTGTTGCAATTGGTGATAATGGAGCGAGTAAAGAAGGTACTTTACAAGGTACAATTAATCAATCTCTTTTTTCTAAAACGGTATCTGACGAGCAAAACCTTCAGAATAATTTAAACAATATTGGAGAAATTGGAACTGCACAAGGTTTAAACACTAATTATCCATTAGGTTGGGCACAAGCTACAAATTCACCTTTTAAAAATTGGAAACAAGACGCCCAATCAGAAGGCGGAACTCGTAATCCTTTGATTGTTTATTACCCAAAAGGAATCAGTGAAAAAGGAGGAATAAGAAATCAATACAGTCATGTAACTGATCTACTCCCTACTACCTTGGATATTGCTGGAATTAAAGCACCAGAATATATACGCGAAATTAAACAGGACATTATACAAGGTTCTACTTTATATGCTTCACTGAATAATGCAAAAGCTGAATCCTTACACAAAGTACAGTACTACTATATTTTTGGTAACAGAGCTATTTACAAAGACGGTTGGAAAGCTGCTGCGGCACATCTTCCAGATTCATTTGCTATAAAAAACTCATTAGGAAAAAACGAAGCTCCTGCACCTAGCAATTTTGATACTGATGTTTGGGAATTGTACAATCTAAACGAAGATTTTAACGAACGTATAAACTTAGCAAAAAAGTATCCAGAGAAATTAGCAGAACTAAAAAAGGTGTTTGATGAACAAGCAAAAGAAAACAACCTTTATCCATTAATCGACTGGCAAGATGTATTTAATAGAAGAATACATAATCTTGGAGCCGATAAAGAAAAAACGCTTCAGGAATTAGCTAGAAAAGCAACACAATCTGGAGCAGCTAACTAATAATAAATCAATTCAGGTCTTTTACAAAAGCCAAAAAGACCTGAATATTTTTAAATAAATTCCACATAATATGAAACGAGTAGACTTTGAAATAATAGTAAAAAAGATTTTTGTTGGTGCAATACTCTTTTTAGTTCCACTAATCATTTTAGCTGGAGGTTTAACCTTAATAAATCAACTCTTAAAATAAAAAATCATGGCAACAACTCATAACTCAAATAGCAAACTAACAAGAGATTTAGGAATTAGTCTTTTAATATACTCATTGCCTGTATTAGCAATTTACTTATATTTTAAACTGAGTAATGGGATCGTAAGTGAATCACATATTACATTACCATCCTTTTTAGAATTTGTAAAACCTGCATTTCAGAATATCCGCAGTTGGGGATTAATTGCATTTATGTTAGTTTTAGGTATCATAGAATTTGCAGCTGGCTTATATGATGATCAATGGACTGGCGAAGAACGAAAAATAGATATCGTTTGTTTTCTTGCTCCAAAATTACTTTTGCCTCCTGTTATTGCTTTTTTTAGTTTAACAGTTTTACCATATGTAATTCCGAATCTAGAAAATTCACTTTCGTGGGTTCCTTTTTGGGGAGGTTTTTTCTTAATTGCTATAGCCGATGATTTAACTCAATATTGGTACCATCGCTTGCATCATCAAGTACCCTTTTTATGGCGTTTTCATAGAACACACCATTCGGCTCCATACATGGGAATGGCAATGGCTTCTAGACAAAATTTTATCTATACTGTATTCTTTTCTCAAATATACTTAACAGCAACCCTAACTTATTTAGGATTAGGATTACCTGCTTTATTTGTTTTGGTGATAAAAAGTTTTATCACTTTGGGAGCACATTCAAGTATTGCTTGGGACAAACCATTTTACAAATACAAAGTTTTACATCCAATTGCGTGGGTATTAGAACGATTAATTTCGACTCCAGCCACTCATCATGCACATCATGCTGATACTAGCGGAGACGGAATTGGACATTTTAAAGGCAACTTTGGTAATATGTTTTTTATTTGGGATATGATTTTTGGAACTGGTTTAATAACACGCAAATTTCCAAAATCATATGGAATGAAATCATACAAACAAGAAGAATGGTATGCACAATTTCTTTGGCCAATATTCAAATCTAAAAAAGAAGGAAGTGCCTTAGTTGAAGGAGTGCTTGCAGTTCCATTAACACAAAAAGCAAACAATACTCCTTCGCAAAGTCCTGTTTATTTTGAACAACAAACTCAATCTTAAAACTATGAAAAATTCAAAACTTAAAAATAGCCTCACAGCACTCGTCTTGCTATTTACACTAATCGGTTTTTCACAAGATAAAAACCCGAATGTAGTACCATTGGAAGTATTTTATACAAAAATAAAAAGTCAAAAAAAACCTCAAATAATTGATGCACGAGGTGCTGATGAATTTGCTCTGAACCATATTAATGGCGCTGTCAATTTTAATTTACAATCCGAAAATTATGCCAAGCATATAGCTTCATTAGACAAATCAAAACCTGTGTTTATCTATTCAATTGGAGCTGGGCGAAGTGTAGCCTTAGAAAAAGAATTATTAAAGAATGGCTTCAAAGAGGCCTACAGTTTAGAAGGGGGAATTGCAAACTGGATTGGAAATGGAAAACCATTTTATGCTAATCCCGATAGCTATCGGGATAAAAGTAAATTATCCTTAACTGAATACAATAAAATTATTGCCGATAATAATACTGTTTTAGTAGATATTGGATCTAAATACTGTGCTCCATGTAAAAAAGTAAAACCTATTTTAGAAACAATTCGAGCGCAATATGGTAGCAATTTAAAAATTGTTGAAATCGAACTCGAAGACAGTCCACAGGTAATTGCAGATTTAAAAACCATAAACGTTTTCCCAACCTTGCTTTTATACAAAAAAGGAAAAATCATATTCAAAAAAGAAGGTATTAGCGATTTAAAAAATGATCTTGATGTGGCTTTGAATTAAGGTTTAAAAAAAGGTACTAAGGTTCTGAGTTCCGATAGCTATCGGAACAAAGGTTCAAAGATTTCCTGTAGAGACGCACCCCAATGCGTTTAACCATTCAAGGATTTGAAAAAAGGTACTGAGGTTCTGAAGTTCAAAGGTTTCCTGTAGAGGCGAACCACAGTTCGTCTAACGATACAAAGGCTTTATAGAAATAAATAATCCTTCAAATCCTTTTAATCTGTGGCAGAAAAAGAAGCAAAGGTCTTACGCAAGATTATCATACCTG is a genomic window containing:
- a CDS encoding arylsulfatase; protein product: MKKIKNNSTLKSPKKGLLITALLVTQLGAVQLFAQTNPDASFKGVIGKTLADSKEYWPEPVTAPKGAPNIVWILLDDVGFGASSSFGGLIQTPTFDNLANNGLRYTNFHTTAICAPTRAALLTGRNSGRVHVSGFSHTVMSAGFPGWDGRIPSDKGTIAEILRDKGYNTFAVGKYGLTPDEEATDAGPFDRWPTGKGFEHFFGFLGSQTDQYKPDLVEDNAHVTPDGRHLTDQITDKAISYITKQHKAAPNKPFFLYYAPGAVHAPHQVAESWSDQYKGKFDEGWDVYREKVLANQKKLGVIPANAILPERNPLITDWKKLSADQKKVYARFMEVYAGYLTYTDHEIGRIVNHLKETNQLENTLIFVAIGDNGASKEGTLQGTINQSLFSKTVSDEQNLQNNLNNIGEIGTAQGLNTNYPLGWAQATNSPFKNWKQDAQSEGGTRNPLIVYYPKGISEKGGIRNQYSHVTDLLPTTLDIAGIKAPEYIREIKQDIIQGSTLYASLNNAKAESLHKVQYYYIFGNRAIYKDGWKAAAAHLPDSFAIKNSLGKNEAPAPSNFDTDVWELYNLNEDFNERINLAKKYPEKLAELKKVFDEQAKENNLYPLIDWQDVFNRRIHNLGADKEKTLQELARKATQSGAAN
- a CDS encoding sterol desaturase family protein, with the protein product MATTHNSNSKLTRDLGISLLIYSLPVLAIYLYFKLSNGIVSESHITLPSFLEFVKPAFQNIRSWGLIAFMLVLGIIEFAAGLYDDQWTGEERKIDIVCFLAPKLLLPPVIAFFSLTVLPYVIPNLENSLSWVPFWGGFFLIAIADDLTQYWYHRLHHQVPFLWRFHRTHHSAPYMGMAMASRQNFIYTVFFSQIYLTATLTYLGLGLPALFVLVIKSFITLGAHSSIAWDKPFYKYKVLHPIAWVLERLISTPATHHAHHADTSGDGIGHFKGNFGNMFFIWDMIFGTGLITRKFPKSYGMKSYKQEEWYAQFLWPIFKSKKEGSALVEGVLAVPLTQKANNTPSQSPVYFEQQTQS
- a CDS encoding thioredoxin domain-containing protein, with product MKNSKLKNSLTALVLLFTLIGFSQDKNPNVVPLEVFYTKIKSQKKPQIIDARGADEFALNHINGAVNFNLQSENYAKHIASLDKSKPVFIYSIGAGRSVALEKELLKNGFKEAYSLEGGIANWIGNGKPFYANPDSYRDKSKLSLTEYNKIIADNNTVLVDIGSKYCAPCKKVKPILETIRAQYGSNLKIVEIELEDSPQVIADLKTINVFPTLLLYKKGKIIFKKEGISDLKNDLDVALN